The following proteins are co-located in the Limanda limanda chromosome 5, fLimLim1.1, whole genome shotgun sequence genome:
- the zgc:114041 gene encoding monocarboxylate transporter 13: protein MTSRRAGPPDGGYGWVVVTSAFFIMGLTAAVLKNFGVFFVEIQRHFGVLSSTASWVTSTTIAMFHLGAPVASVLTLRFSQRVVIIVGGLLTASGMILASLDLGLPWLYLTMGVLQGTGISFSWIPANSIVNHYFVRWRPIAYAVASSGECVFAVIFSPFFHWLIEMYSWQGALLIVGGLQLNLCVCGALMRPLETTQGSGQETKDCPEGHAKKTSIFQCSLLRNPELILYILFSIFAAAGFFIPPLFLVPFANSVGMDEYWPASLLSVLALADLAGRLICGWVANMRLLRNLQLLTMVVTLVGVMLLLLPISHNYWAIVCFTSLYGFLFGCVVAIHVTAIVDIVTLEGFDSGLGMLMLFRSIGGFMGPPAAGWLVDETNDYSAAFYLSGLCLISSAVFVVLVDLLVQRRKGAEAEVHQEDGQLESWDAEKVK, encoded by the exons ATGACGTCCAGGAGAGCCGGCCCCCCCGATGGTGGCTACGGCTGGGTGGTGGTCACCTCCGCCTTCTTCATCATGGGCCTCACTGCCGCTGTCCTCAAGAACTTCGGCGTGTTCTTCGTGGAGATCCAGAGGCACTTTGGCGTCCTGAGCAGCACGGCCTCCTGGgtcacctccaccaccatcgCCATGTTCCACCTCGGAG CCCCAGTAGCCAGTGTGCTGACCTTGAGGTTTTCTCAGAGGGTGGTCATCATAGTCGGGGGTCTGCTGACGGCCTCTGGGATGATTCTGGCGTCTCTGGACCTTGGTCTTCCCTGGCTGTATCTCACCATGGGCGTCCTGCAAG GAACGGGCATTTCCTTCTCGTGGATTCCTGCCAACAGCATCGTGAACCACTACTTCGTACGCTGGCGTCCGATCGCCTACGCCGTGGCCAGCTCGGGGGAGTGCGTCTTCGCCGTCATCTTCAGCCCCTTCTTCCACTGGCTCATCGAGATGTACAGCTGGCAGGGCGCCCTGCTCATCGTTGGAGGACTTCAGCTCAACCTGTGTGTCTGCGGCGCCCTCATGAGGCCGCTGGAGACGACTCAGGGCTCGGGCCAAGAAACCAAAGACTGTCCAGAAGGACATGCTAAGAAGACGTCCATCTTCCAGTGCTCGCTGCTGAGAAACCCTGAACTCATCCTCTACATCCTGTTTTCCATCTTTGCAGCGGCAGGGTTTTTCATCCCACCTCTCTTTCTCGTGCCCTTCGCCAACAGCGTGGGGATGGATGAGTACTGGCCCGCCTCGCTCCTCTCGGTCCTGGCGCTGGCCGACCTGGCTGGAAGGCTGATCTGTGGGTGGGTCGCCAACATGAGGCTGCTGAggaacctgcagctgctcaccATGGTGGTCACTCTGGTGGGGGTcatgctcctgctgctgccgatCAGCCACAACTACTGGGCCATCGTGTGCTTCACCTCGCTCTACGGCTTCCTGTTCGGCTGCGTGGTCGCCATTCACGTCACCGCCATCGTGGACATCGTTACCCTGGAGGGATTCGACAGCGGCCTGGGGATGTTGATGCTGTTCAGGAGCATCGGCGGCTTCATGGGTCCACCGGCTGCAG GCTGGCTGGTGGATGAGACCAACGACTACAGCGCTGCCTTCTACCTCTCGGGACTGTGCCTCATTTCATCGGCAGTGTTTGTCGTCCTCGTCGACCTCCTGGTCCAGAGGAGAAAAGGCGCGGAGGCTGAAGTGCATCAGGAGGACGGTCAGCTGGAGAGCTGGGACGCAGAAAAGGTCAAGTGA
- the coq2 gene encoding 4-hydroxybenzoate polyprenyltransferase, mitochondrial: MLQAKLTACFLRRIPHGACSPCLSPLSDRFLHEEATIRTQHGLHSRPSVFGRVLYSQGAIRPSVRLREAQHAGRRSFSLSAAAIVDSAPAPVQPYLRLMRIDKPIGTWLLYLPCTWSIALAADPGCLPHLGMLTLFGAGALLMRGAGCTINDMWDKDFDTKVSRTATRPIASGAVSRMQALVFLGGQLSLALGVLLCLNNYSIALGAASLSLVVSYPLMKRITYWPQFVLGLTINWGALLGWSAVQGSCDWSVCLPLYFSGLMWTLIYDTIYAHQDKEDDIKVGVKSTALRFQEQTKPWLSGFTVAMLSGLVVAGVNAEQTLPYYAALSAVAVHLTHQIYTVHINKPEDCWKKFVSNRNLGLLLFLGIVAGNLWKERRETLLQNEDTLR; this comes from the exons ATGCTGCAAGCCAAGCTGACTGCTTGCTTCCTGAGGAGGATTCCCCACGGAGCCTGCtccccctgtctgtcccctCTGTCAGACCGCTTCCTGCACGAGGAGGCAACAATCAGGACCCAACATGGACTCCACTCACGTCCCAGCGTGTTCGGAAGAGTGCTTTACAGCCAGGGTGCGATCCGTCCATCGGTCAGACTGCGTGAAGCTCAGCACGCTGGGAGGAGATCCTTCAGCCTGTCAGCTGCTGCCATTGTGgattcagctccagctcctgtccAGCCTTACCTGCGGCTGATGAGGATCGACAAACCCATTG gAACATGGCTGCTGTACCTCCCGTGCACGTGGAGCATTGCTCTGGCTGCTGACCCCGGATGCCTTCCACATCTGGGCATGCTCACTCTGTTTGGTGCAGGCGCTCTGCTAATGAGAGGAGCCGGCTGCACCATCAACGACATGTGGGATAAAGACTTTGACACAAAG GTGTCCAGGACAGCCACGCGACCCATTGCCTCTGGGGCAGTTTCTCGAATGCAGGCACTGGTCTTCTTGGGAGGGCAGCTCTCTCTTGCACTCGGGGTTCTGTTGTGTCTCAACAACTACAG CATCGCTCTGGGCGCTGCTTCATTATCTCTTGTTGTCTCCTACCCACTGATGAAGAGGATCACGTACTGGCCACAGTTTGTGTTAG GCCTCACCATTAACTGGGGGGCGCTGCTCGGCTGGTCTGCTGTTCAAGgctcctgtgattggtccgtgTGCCTCCCGCTGTATTTCTCAGGATTGATGTGGACACTGATCTACGACACCATATATGCACATCAG GATAAGGAAGACGACATCAAGGTAGGAGTCAAATCTACTGCGCTGAGGTTCCAGGAGCAAACCAAACCTTGGCTAAGTGGCTTCACAGTGGCCATGCTGTCAGGACTGGTTGTAGCTGGTGTCAATGCTGAACAGACTCTCCCTTACTATGCTGCACTGTCCGCAGTGGCCGTCCACCTAACACACCAG ATTTACACAGTGCACATCAACAAACCAGAGGACTGCTGGAAGAAATTTGTCTCAAACAGAAACCTCGGACTGTTGTTATTTTTAGGGATTGTTGCTGGAAATCtatggaaagaaagaagagagactTTGCTGCAAAATGAAGATACGCTCAGATAA
- the gldc gene encoding glycine dehydrogenase (decarboxylating), mitochondrial, with protein MQSCARSWGIFLAKNPCRSRVVGKLQSSIRTCGKSSAAGARGAGGAGAGVRGVRTSAAASSRQIERILPRHDDFAERHIGPGEREKREMLDALGLESIDQLIEDTVPTSIRMQRSMKMDDPLCENEMLDHLQKIASMNKVYRSYIGMGYYNCSVPPPIQRNLLENAGWVTQYTPYQPEVAQGRLESLLNYQTMICDITSMPVANASLLDEGTAAAEAMQLCHRQNKRRTFYIDPRCHPQTIAVVQTRANYIGVKTVLKLPHEMDFSGKDVSGVLFQYPDTDGRVEDFTALVDRAHKGGALACCATDLLALCVLRPPGEFGVDIALGSSQRFGVPLCYGGPHAAFFAVKENLVRMMPGRMVGVTRDAAGKEVYRLALQTREQHIRRDKATSNICTAQALLANMAAMFGLFHGPQGLKHIAERTHNAALILAEGLKRAGHRLHSDMFFDTLKINCSVAAKDILERATQRQINLRVYTEGVLGISLDETVTERDLDDLLWVFGCESSAELIAEKMGERVKGITGSPFKRTSKYLSHQVFNSYHSETNIVRYMKRLENKDISLVHSMIPLGSCTMKLNSSSELMPITWREFANIHPFVPLDQAEGYQKLFKQLEKDLCEVTGYDRISFQPNSGAQGEYAGLAAIKAYLNSKGESSRSVCLIPKSAHGTNPASAQMAGMKVQVVEVDKDGNTDMAHLKALVDKHKASLAAMMITYPSTFGVFEEQIRDVCDLIHENGGQVYLDGANMNAQVGLCRPGDYGSDVSHLNLHKTFCIPHGGGGPGMGPIGVKSHLAPFLPSHPVVDMQSGNASSSLGTISAAPWGSSAILPISWAYIKMMGSKGLRHATEVAILNANYMAKRLEGHYKILYRGRKGFVAHEFILDVRPFKKTANIEAVDVAKRLQDYGFHAPTMSWPVVGTLMIEPTESEDKAEIDRYCDALLGIRQEIAEIEEGRMDSRVNPLKMAPHSLACIASSNWDRPYSRELAAFPMPFIRPETKFWPSISRIDDIYGDQNLVCTCPPMESYESPYEENRASS; from the exons ATGCAGAGCTGCGCCAGGTCCTGGGGGATCTTCTTGGCCAAGAACCCCTGCAGGAGCCGCGTGGTGGGCAAACTTCAGAGCAGCATCCGAACCTGTGGCAAGtcctcagcagcaggagcaagaggagcaggaggagcaggagcaggagtcCGGGGTGTGAGGACCTCCGCAGCCGCCTCCTCCAGGCAGATCGAGAGGATCCTACCCAGACATGACGACTTCGCAGAGAGACACATCGGCCCaggtgagagggagaagagggagatgCTGGATGCTCTGGGACTCGAG TCGATCGACCAGTTGATCGAGGACACGGTGCCGACCTCCATCCGCATGCAGCGGAGCATGAAGATGGATGATCCACTTT GTGAGAATGAGATGCTGGACCATTTGCAGAAGATTGCATCCATGAACAAAGTGTACAGGTCCTACATCGGCATGGGCTACTACAACTGCTCCGTGCCTCCGCCCATCCAGAGAAATCTCCTGGAGAACGCAGGCTG GGTAACTCAGTACACACCTTACCAGCCCGAGGTCGCTCAGGGTCGCCTGGAGTCCCTCCTCAACTACCAGACCATGATCTGTGACATCACAAGTATGCCTGTCGCCAACGCCTCCCTGCTGGACGAGGGAACCGCGGCTGCTGAGGCCATGCAGCTCTGCCACAG ACAGAACAAGAGAAGGACTTTCTACATTGACCCACGTTGCCATCCTCAGACTATCGCTGTGGTGCAGACCAGAGCCAA CTACATTGGGGTAAAAACGGTTCTGAAGCTGCCTCATGAGATGGACTTCAGTGGAAAGGATGTGAGCGGCGTGCTCTTCCAGTATCCAGACACCGACGGCAGGGTGGAAGACTTCACTGCCCTCGTGGACCGTGCACACAAAGGAGGG GCCCTGGCCTGCTGTGCCACAGACCTTCTGGCTCTCTGCGTCCTGCGTCCTCCTGGAGAGTTTGGGGTTGATATCGCCCTGGGCAGCTCCCAGAGGTTTGGAGTTCCTCTCTGCTATGGCGGTCCGCACGCTGCCTTCTTCGCTGTTAAAGAAAACCTGGTCCGGATGATGCCCGGCAGAATGGTTGGCGTCACTAG GGATGCCGCTGGTAAGGAAGTGTACCGGCTTGCTCTGCAGACCAGAGAGCAGCACATCCGCAGAGACAAAGCAACCAGCAACATCTGCACTGCACAG GCTCTGCTGGCCAACATGGCTGCGATGTTTGGTCTGTTCCACGGTCCTCAGGGCCTCAAACACATCGCTGAGCGGACACATAATGCTGCACTGATCCTCGCTGAAG GTCTGAAGAGAGCAGGACACCGGCTACACAGCGACATGTTCTTCGACACCCTAAAGATCAACTGCAGCGTGGCGGCCAAAGACATCCTGGAGCGAGCCACACAGAGGCAGATAAACCTGCGAGTCTACACTGAGGGAGTG TTGGGCATCTCTCTGGACGAGACGGTGACCGAGAGGGACTTGGACGACTTGCTCTGGGTCTTCGGCTGTGAATCGTCAGCT GAGCTGATAGCCGAGAAGATGGGAGAGCGGGTGAAGGGGATCACAGGAAGTCCTTTCAAGAGGACGAGCAAGTACCTCTCGCACCAGGTCTTTAACAG TTATCACTCTGAGACCAACATTGTGCGTTACATGAAGCGTCTGGAGAACAAGGACATCTCCTTGGTGCACAGCATGATCCCACTG gGCTCCTGCACCATGAAGTTAAATAGTTCATCAGAACTCATG CCCATCACCTGGAGGGAGTTTGCCAACATCCACCCGTTTGTGCCTCTGGATCAGGCCGAGGGCTACCAGAAACTTTTCAAACAGCTGGAGAAGGACCTCTGTGAGGTGACGGGCTACGATAGGATCTCCTTCCAGCCAAACAG TGGTGCTCAGGGAGAATACGCTGGCCTGGCCGCCATAAAAGCTTACCTGAACTCAAAGGGGGAGAGCTCGAGAAGT GTCTGTCTGATTCCCAAGTCGGCTCACGGCACCAACCCGGCGAGTGCTCAGATGGCTGGAATGAAGGTtcaggtggtggaggtggacaaggaCGGCAACACTGACATGGCACATCTCAAGGCTCTG GTTGATAAACACAAGGCGAGTCTGGCGGCCATGATGATCACCTACCCCTCCACCTTTGGCGTGTTCGAGGAGCAAATCCGGGACGTGTGTGATCTTATTCATGAGAACGGGGGCCAGGTGTACCTGGACGGTGCCAACATGAACGCTCAG gTGGGATTGTGTCGTCCTGGCGATTACGGCTCAGACGTGTCTCATCTCAACCTGCACAAAACCTTCTGCATCCCTCACGGCGGCGGAGGACCCGGCATGGGGCCGATTGGAGT GAAGTCTCACCTCGCCCCTTTCCTGCCGAGCCACCCGGTGGTCGACATGCAGTCAGGCAACGCCAGCAGCTCGCTGGGCACCATCAGCGCCGCCCCCTGGGGCTCCAGTGCCATCCTGCCCATCTCCTGGGCCTACATCAAG ATGATGGGGTCTAAGGGACTGCGTCACGCTACAGAAGTGGCCATCCTCAACGCCAACTACATGGCCAAGAGGCTGGAAGGTCACTACAAGATCCTCTACAGAGGCAGGAAAG GTTTTGTAGCCCACGAGTTCATCCTGGATGTGAGGCCATTCAAGAAGACGGCAAATATCGAGGCCGTGGATGTGGCCAAGAGGCTGCAGGATTACG GTTTCCATGCACCCACCATGTCATGGCCGGTGGTTGGTACACTCATGATCGAGCCCACAGAGTCCGAGGACAAGGCCGAGATCGACCGGTACTGCGACGCCCTGCTTGGTATCCGACAGGAGATCGCCGAGATCGAGGAGGGAAGGATGGACTCGCGCGTCAATCCACTCAAG atggcCCCTCACTCTCTGGCCTGCATCGCATCATCAAACTGGGACAGACCTTACTCCAGGGAGCTCGCAGCTTTCCCCATG CCTTTCATTAGGCCCGAGACCAAATTCTGGCCGAGCATCTCCAGGATCGACGACATCTACGGCGACCAGAACCTTGTGTGCACCTGCCCCCCCATGGAGTCGTACGAGTCTCCGTACGAGGAGAACAGAGCGTCCTCGTAG
- the mboat4 gene encoding ghrelin O-acyltransferase, with protein sequence MGPISRLMVQHQFLLQQCFSLPFAFLFYFFAERGYLSLRYRYVFVAVGGCVLAVATMGIYSVLLFASTCVFILLIGCVDPSNIHIWAFGIQMLWQTFWHLLIQYREYYLHEPVSVRLFLAVSSLMLLTQRITSVSMYLQEKHLDNASSKKTSCVRPLPLVSYFLSVTTLLGGPLGSYRQFVSHMEGVGLGPSPSPLSVVFLKLVQVLLLELVRFCLVHFLKQNIYDPSSSASIRGIIWVWALALVLRLRYYAHWKISECLNNAAGFGNCKNSSGDSQDWSGLSDGDFWTTEASSRMSEFARRWNATTALWLRRMVYMRSKHFPLFMTFVFSIWWHGLHLGQFVGFLTWASAVEADYYIHRFLQPKLSSTWRRLLYACLSWINTQMIITCVVIAVELRNMSGLRLLSASFVGLFPLCNMILLVILLTNPHMHIPVHITVQLYYNMKSLFVH encoded by the exons ATGGGTCCAATCAGCCGCCTGATGGTACAACATCAGTTTTTACTGCAGCAATGTTTTTCACTGccttttgcatttttgttttatttttttgctgaaCGTGGATATCTGTCCCTGAGGTACAG GTACGTCTTTGTTGCAGTTGGAGGATGTGTCCTGGCAGTCGCCACGATGGGGATCTACAGCGTTCTTCTGTTCGCCTCCACCTGTGTCTTTATTCTGCTCATTGGCTGTGTGGATCCCAGCAACATCCACATCTGGGCGTTCGGTATCCAGATGCTCTGGCAGACCTTCTGGCACCTGCTTATACAGTACCGCGAGTATTACCTGCATGAGCCTGTCAGCGTGAG GTTGTTTTTGGCGGTGTCCTCTTTGATGCTGCTCACTCAGAGAATCACCTCAGTGTCCATGTACCttcaggagaaacatcttgaTAATGCATCGTCCAAAAAGACGAGTTGTGTCCGGCCTCTCCCTCTCGTCAGCTACTTCCTCAGTGTCACCACGCTGCTGGGCGGCCCGCTGGGCTCCTACAGACAGTTCGTGTCCCACATGGAGGGAGTCGGCCTCGGCCCCTCACCCAGTCCACTGAGTGTGGTATTCTTAAAGTTGGTGCAGGTGCTATTGTTGGAGTTGGTAAGGTTTTGTCTTGTCCACTTTCTAAAACAAAACATCTATGATCCCAGTAGTTCTGCTTCTATTCGTGGCATCATATGGGTTTGGGCCCTCGCACTGGTTTTGAGGCTTCGGTATTACGCTCATTGGAAGATCAGTGAATGTCTCAATAATGCAGCTGGGTTTGGAAATTGCAAAAATTCATCCGGAGACTCCCAAGATTGGAGCGGCTTATCTGATGGAGATTTCTGGACCACTGAGGCGTCGAGCCGCATGTCAGAATTCGCTCGTCGATGGAACGCCACAACGGCTTTGTGGCTGCGAAGAATGGTTTATATGAGAAGCAAACATTTCCCTTTGTTCATGACTTTCGTTTTTTCTATTTGGTGGCACGGTTTGCACTTGGGTCAATTTGTGGGGTTCTTGACTTGGGCGTCAGCGGTGGAAGCAGACTACTACATACACAGGTTCCTACAGCCAAAGCTTTCctcaacatggaggaggctgctgtATGCGTGTCTAAGCTGGATAAACACGCAAATGATCATCACATGTGTGGTTATTGCTGTAGAATTAAGAAATATGTCCGGCCTGAGGCTTTTGTCAGCTTCATTTGTGGGTCTCTTTCCTCTTTGTAACATGATTCTACTTGTTATCTTGTTAACAAACCCCCATATGCACATACCTGTGCATATTACTGTACAGCTCTACTACAATATGAAAAGCTTGTTTGTTCATTAA